One Mycolicibacterium sp. ND9-15 genomic window, CAAGGCCTCGTCGACGGGGATCAGTGCCCCCACACCGAACGTGATGGCCGCGTCGCCGTGCCAGCCGTCGACGATGGCGCCACAGTCGATGGACACCAGGTCACCGGGTGCCAGCGTCTCGCTCGCCGACGGAATACCGTGTACCACACGGTCATTGACCGACGAGCAGATGCTTGCCGGATAGCCGTGGTAGCCGAGGAAGGACGGTACGCCGCCGCCGCCGCGGATCACCGACTCGGCGACCTCGTCGAGCGCGAGCGTGGAAGCACCCGGGACAGCGGCCCGGCGCACCGCGGTCAGCGCCGCCGCCACCAGAGCTCCGGCGGCGGCCATCGCATCGAGTTCATCGGAGGTGCGCTGCGCTACGACCTTGCGGCCCCGCAGGCCGGGCAGGCCGATCATCGACTACTCCAGATCACCGACCGAGCGCCTGCAGCGCGCGCGCGAAGACCTCGTCCAGCCCGCCGACCGCGTCGACCTGCTGCAGGTTGTTGCTGCGGTAGTACTCCAGCAGCGGGAACGTCTCGTCGCGATAGACCTGCATCCGGTTGCGGATGACCTCTTCGGTGTCGTCTTCGCGGCCGCGGGACTTGAGCCGCTTGAACAGTTCGTCCTCGGAGACCTTGAACTCCAGCACCGCGTCGAGCTTGGTGTCGTGGCGCGTGAGCATCTCGTCCAGCGCCTTGGCCTGCTCCACCGAGCGGGGATAACCGTCGAGGATGAAGCCGTCGGTCGCATCGGGCTGCTCGATGCGGTCCTCGACCAGCTTGTTCGTCAACTCCGAGGGCACCAGATCGCCGGCGTCGAGGTAGCTCTTGGCCTCCAGCCCCAGCGGGGTGCCGTCGCCGATGTTCTTCCGGAACAGGTCGCCTGTCGAGATCTGCGGGATGCCGAGCTTCTCGGAGAGCTTCTGAGCCTGGGTGCCCTTACCGGCACCGGGTGGTCCGAGCAGAACGACTCTCACTTCAGGAACCCTTCGTAATTGCGTTGCATCAGCTGGCTCTCGATTTGTTTCACGGTATCCAAGCCCACCCCGACGAGGATCAGAACGCCAACACCGCCGAACGGCAGGTTCTGCACGGGCCCGCTGCTCCCCACCGAGAGGAACAGGTTCGGCAGAACGGCGATGGTGCCCAGGTAGATGGAGCCGGGAAGGGTGATCCGGCTCAGCACGTAACGCAGGTAGTCCGCGGTGGGCTTACCCGGCCGGATGCCCGGGATGAAGCCGCCGAACTTCTTCATCTCGTCGGCGCGCTCGTCCGGGTTGAACGTGATCGACACGTAGAAGTAGGTGAAGAACACGATCAGACCGAAGTACACCGCGATGTACACCGGGCTGGTGGGGTCCGTGAGGTAGTTCGCGACGAGGGAGTTCCACCAGTTGTTGGCGTTGGGGTTGGAGCTGCCGCTCTGGATCAGCTGGGTGATGAGCTGCGGGATATAGATCAGCGACGAGGCGAAGATCACCGGGATGACGCCGGCCTGGTTGACTTTCAGCGGTAGATACGTCGACGTGCCGCCGTACATCTTGCGGCCGACCATCCGCTTGGCGTACTGCACCGGGATCCGGCGCTGGCCCTGCTCGACGAACACCACACCGACGATGATCGCCAGCGCGCCCGCGCAGACCAGGGCGAACACCAGGCCGCCCCGGCTCTCGAGAATGGCCTGACCCTCGCCCGGTATCGCCGAGGCGATGCTCGCGAAGATGATCAGCGACATGCCGTTGCCGATGCCCCGCTCGGTGACCAGCTCGCCCATCCACATCACCAGCGCCGCGCCGGCGGTCATCACCAGCACCATGACGACCAGCGTAAAGATGTTCAGACCCTCGTGCTGGCCCTGGATGATGTCGAGGGAGCAGCCTTGGAGCAGCCCGCCGTTCGCGGCGAGCGCCACGATGCTGGTGCTCTGCAGGATCGCCAGCGCGATAGCCAGATAGCGCGTGTACTGCGTCATCTTGTTCTGGCCGGACTGGCCCTCTTTGCGCAGTTGCTCGAACCGCGGGATCACCACGGTCAGCAATTGAACGATGATGCTCGCGGTGATGTAGGGCATCACACCGACGGCGAACACAGACAACTGGAGCAGCGCGCCACCCGAGAACAGGTTGATCAACGAGTAGATCTGCCCCGCCTCGCCACCGCTGACCTCAGCGATGCACTGCTGCACATTCGGGTAGTTGACCCCCGGCGACGGTATCGAGGCGCCGACCCGGTAAAGGATCACAATGCCCAGGGTGAACAGGATCTTTCGCCTCAGGTCGACCGTCCGCAGTGATGAGATGAAAGCCGAGAGCACTCTTCCTCCTGCGCAGCCGGCCTGTTGATCGCGGCGTGCGGATGGGGCTGGATTCGACCAGCGTCTTGGTTAAGTCGTATGCGGACCCCCGTCAAGCGCGCAGCCTGCGGAGTTGCCCGTCAAACAGTCTACGAGAGTAACAGTTAGGGCTCCGTTGGCCTGCATCTCGCTGATGGTCGGCTCTCACAGCCGCTTCTCAGCGCGGGAACATAACGTGGAGCGATCTCGTTATAGCCACTAATTAATACCGATAGGAGTCGATGGTGACGAGGACGGGCTCACGATATGAGGGAGACAGCTGGGACCTCGCTTCGAGCGTCGGCGCGACGGCGACCATGGTCGCAGCGGCGCGGGCGATCGCCAGCACCGGCGATAAGCCGCTGATCTGCGATCCGTACGCCGAACCGCTCGTGCGCGCCGTCGGGGTGGACTTCTTTTCCCGGCTCGCCAGCGGTGAGCTCAGGATCGAGGACCTCGATGCGGACTCCGCAGATTCCGGGGCGTCGGTCGGGATGGCGCGGATGACCGACAACATGGCCGTGCGGACGAGGTTTTTCGACGACTTCTTCACCGACGCCGGCACGGCGGGCATCCGGCAGGCGGTGATTTTGGCGTCGGGCCTGGACGCGCGCGCCTACCGATTGGCCTGGCCGGCCGGGACGACGGTCTACGAGATCGACCAGCCGGAGGTCATCTCGTTCAAGAGTCGAGCGCTGGCCGAGTTCGGTGCCGTACCGACCGCTGAGCGCCGGACCGTGGCGATCGACCTGCGGTACGACTGGCCGGCGGCCTTGACGGCGGCCGGATTCGATCCGTCGCTGCCCACGGCATGGAGTGCCGAGGGCCTGCTCGGCTATCTGCCGCCGGAGGCGCAGGACAAGCTGCTCGACACGATCACCGAGCTGAGCGCTCCCGGGAGCCGGGTCGCCGTCGAGAGCGGGCCGAGCGGTATCGACGAGGCCGATCGCGACAAGGCCGTGGCGCGGATGCAGGAGGCTGCGCAGCGGTGGCGCGAGCACGGCTTCGAGCTGGACTTCGCCGAGCTCGTCTACCTCGGGGATCGCAACGAGGCCGGCGCCTACCTGGCCGACCGCGGCTGGCGGGTCAGCCGGCGCACCATCGGCGAACTGCTGGCCGACAACGGTCTGCCGCCGCTGCCCGAGGACGACGAGGCCGGCAATTTCGGGGAGCTGCAGTACGTCACCGGGATACTCGAGGCATGACACGCACGGACTCGGACACCTGGGACCCCGCCTCCAGCGTGGGCACCACCGCGACCATGGTCGCCGCTGCCCGCGCGTTGGCCAGCCGTGCGCCGGACCCGCTGTTCGACGATCCGTTCGCCGCGCCGCTGGTGCGTGCCGTCGGGCTGGACTTCTTCACGCGCCTAGTCGACGGTGAGGTCGAGGTCAACGACATCGACGGAGCCGGGGCGGAGTTCATGGCCCACCTGATCGCGGTGCGGACGCGGTTCTTCGACGACTTCTTCGTTGGAGCGACGACCGCCGGCATCCGGCAGGCGGTGATCCTGGCGTCCGGGCTGGATTCGCGCTCCTACCGGCTGCCGTGGCCGGACGGGTGCGTCGTCTACGAGATCGACCAGCCACAGGTCATCGAGTTCAAGACCACGACGATGGCGACGCTGGGCGCTGCCCCGGCGGCGGAATTGCGCGCGGTGGGCGTCGATCTCCGCGAGGACTGGCCGAAGGCGTTGCGCGACAGCGGTTTCGATTCTTCACAGCCGACGGCGTTCAGCGCCGAGGGTTTGCTGGTCTACCTGCCGCCGGATGCGCAGGACCGGCTGTTCGACGACATCACCGCGTTGAGCGCCGCGGGGAGCAGCCTCGCGACCGAGTACCACCCGGACGGCGCAGCGACGATCGGCGAACGCAGCAAGGCGATCAGCCGGCAATTCGGCGAGCGCGGCGCGAACGTCGACATCTCCGATCTGTTCTACTCCGGCGAGCGTCACCACGTCGTCAACTATCTCGCCGAGCGCGGCTGGCAGGTGTCCGCCAGGACCCGCCCCGAGGTGTTCGCCGCCTACGGCCGGGAGTTCCCGGACACGGATTTACTTACACCGATGCGTGATTCGCTAGCGATCGTCGCGACCCGAAACTGAGGAGCAGCATGGCCCGCACTGACAACGATTCCTGGGACCTGGTGTCCAGCGTCGGTTCGACCGCGACGATGGTGGCCGCACAGCGCGTACTGAGCCACCGCGAGGGTTTGATCGAGGACCCGTACGCCGAACCACTGGTGCGGACGGTCGGGCTGGAATTCTTCGTGCGCGCACTCGACGGCGAGATCAACCTCGAGGACGTCGACCCACGGTTCAACACCCGCCGCGCGGCAGAGGGCATGGCGGTGCGGACC contains:
- the map gene encoding type I methionyl aminopeptidase is translated as MIGLPGLRGRKVVAQRTSDELDAMAAAGALVAAALTAVRRAAVPGASTLALDEVAESVIRGGGGVPSFLGYHGYPASICSSVNDRVVHGIPSASETLAPGDLVSIDCGAIVDGWHGDAAITFGVGALIPVDEALSQATKEAMEAGAAAMVPGNRLTDVSHAIETATRAAEKRYGRKFSIVDGYGGHGIGRQMHMDPFLPNEGAPGRGPHLAVGSVLAIEPMLTLGTTKTVVLEDEWTVVTADGSRAAHWEHTVAVTADGPRILTR
- a CDS encoding adenylate kinase, which gives rise to MRVVLLGPPGAGKGTQAQKLSEKLGIPQISTGDLFRKNIGDGTPLGLEAKSYLDAGDLVPSELTNKLVEDRIEQPDATDGFILDGYPRSVEQAKALDEMLTRHDTKLDAVLEFKVSEDELFKRLKSRGREDDTEEVIRNRMQVYRDETFPLLEYYRSNNLQQVDAVGGLDEVFARALQALGR
- the secY gene encoding preprotein translocase subunit SecY, producing the protein MLSAFISSLRTVDLRRKILFTLGIVILYRVGASIPSPGVNYPNVQQCIAEVSGGEAGQIYSLINLFSGGALLQLSVFAVGVMPYITASIIVQLLTVVIPRFEQLRKEGQSGQNKMTQYTRYLAIALAILQSTSIVALAANGGLLQGCSLDIIQGQHEGLNIFTLVVMVLVMTAGAALVMWMGELVTERGIGNGMSLIIFASIASAIPGEGQAILESRGGLVFALVCAGALAIIVGVVFVEQGQRRIPVQYAKRMVGRKMYGGTSTYLPLKVNQAGVIPVIFASSLIYIPQLITQLIQSGSSNPNANNWWNSLVANYLTDPTSPVYIAVYFGLIVFFTYFYVSITFNPDERADEMKKFGGFIPGIRPGKPTADYLRYVLSRITLPGSIYLGTIAVLPNLFLSVGSSGPVQNLPFGGVGVLILVGVGLDTVKQIESQLMQRNYEGFLK
- a CDS encoding class I SAM-dependent methyltransferase, with product MVTRTGSRYEGDSWDLASSVGATATMVAAARAIASTGDKPLICDPYAEPLVRAVGVDFFSRLASGELRIEDLDADSADSGASVGMARMTDNMAVRTRFFDDFFTDAGTAGIRQAVILASGLDARAYRLAWPAGTTVYEIDQPEVISFKSRALAEFGAVPTAERRTVAIDLRYDWPAALTAAGFDPSLPTAWSAEGLLGYLPPEAQDKLLDTITELSAPGSRVAVESGPSGIDEADRDKAVARMQEAAQRWREHGFELDFAELVYLGDRNEAGAYLADRGWRVSRRTIGELLADNGLPPLPEDDEAGNFGELQYVTGILEA
- a CDS encoding class I SAM-dependent methyltransferase; translation: MTRTDSDTWDPASSVGTTATMVAAARALASRAPDPLFDDPFAAPLVRAVGLDFFTRLVDGEVEVNDIDGAGAEFMAHLIAVRTRFFDDFFVGATTAGIRQAVILASGLDSRSYRLPWPDGCVVYEIDQPQVIEFKTTTMATLGAAPAAELRAVGVDLREDWPKALRDSGFDSSQPTAFSAEGLLVYLPPDAQDRLFDDITALSAAGSSLATEYHPDGAATIGERSKAISRQFGERGANVDISDLFYSGERHHVVNYLAERGWQVSARTRPEVFAAYGREFPDTDLLTPMRDSLAIVATRN